A window from Sinorhizobium fredii encodes these proteins:
- the cobW gene encoding cobalamin biosynthesis protein CobW produces the protein MTLAKAQSGKIPATVITGFLGAGKTTMIRNLLQNAEGKRIALIINEFGDLGVDGDVLKGCGAEACSEEDIIELTNGCICCTVADDFIPTMTKLLERENRPDHIVIETSGLALPQPLVAAFNWPDIRSEVTVDGVVTVVDSAAVAAGRFADDHDKVDALRVNDDNLDHESPLEELFEDQLTAADLIVLNKTDLIDAAGLKSVRDEVASRISRKPAMIEAKNGEVAAAILLGLGVGTEDEIADRKSHHEMEHEAGEEHDHDEFDSFVVELGPIAEPAAFIDRLKAVIAEHDVLRLKGFADVPGKPMRLLIQAVGSRVDQYYDRAWAPGETRGTRLVVIGLHDMDEAAVRAAISALA, from the coding sequence ATGACACTCGCAAAGGCCCAGTCGGGCAAGATCCCCGCCACGGTCATCACCGGCTTCCTCGGCGCCGGCAAGACGACGATGATCCGCAACCTGCTGCAGAACGCCGAGGGCAAGCGGATCGCATTGATCATCAACGAGTTCGGCGATCTCGGCGTCGACGGCGACGTGCTGAAGGGCTGCGGCGCTGAAGCCTGCTCGGAAGAGGACATCATCGAGCTCACCAATGGCTGCATCTGCTGCACCGTCGCCGACGACTTCATTCCGACCATGACCAAGCTGCTCGAGCGAGAGAACCGCCCGGATCATATTGTCATCGAGACCTCCGGCCTTGCGCTGCCGCAACCGCTGGTCGCCGCTTTCAACTGGCCCGACATCCGCAGCGAAGTGACGGTCGATGGCGTCGTGACCGTCGTCGACAGCGCCGCCGTTGCCGCCGGCCGTTTTGCCGACGATCACGACAAGGTCGATGCGCTGCGCGTCAATGACGACAACCTTGACCATGAGAGCCCGCTGGAAGAGCTCTTCGAGGACCAACTCACCGCCGCCGACCTCATCGTTCTGAACAAGACCGATCTCATCGATGCTGCGGGCCTCAAGTCCGTGCGTGACGAAGTCGCCTCGCGCATCAGCCGCAAGCCGGCGATGATCGAGGCCAAGAACGGCGAGGTGGCAGCCGCGATCCTGCTCGGGCTTGGCGTCGGCACGGAAGACGAGATCGCCGACCGCAAATCGCATCACGAGATGGAGCATGAGGCCGGCGAGGAACATGATCACGACGAATTCGACAGCTTCGTCGTCGAACTTGGCCCGATTGCCGAACCGGCGGCCTTCATCGACCGGCTCAAGGCCGTCATCGCCGAGCACGACGTTTTACGCCTCAAGGGCTTTGCCGACGTACCCGGCAAGCCAATGCGTCTGTTGATCCAGGCGGTCGGCAGCCGGGTCGATCAATATTACGACCGTGCCTGGGCACCCGGCGAGACGCGCGGCACGCGCCTCGTCGTCATCGGCCTGCACGACATGGACGAGGCGGCCGTGCGCGCGGCGATTTCGGCGCTGGCGTGA
- the cobU gene encoding bifunctional adenosylcobinamide kinase/adenosylcobinamide-phosphate guanylyltransferase, with protein sequence MTFSNAGPVFVLGGARSGKSSFAEKLAEASGLGMHYVATGRAYDEEMRDRIARHQAARQGKGWATHEEPLDLSGLLRRLDAPERVILVDCLTLWVTNLMMEERDMPAEFAALAGLLPAMQARVIIVSNEVGLGIVPENRMARDFRDHAGRLHQIVAEKSAEVYFVAAGLPLKMKG encoded by the coding sequence ATGACATTCTCCAATGCCGGTCCGGTCTTCGTGCTCGGCGGCGCGCGCTCCGGGAAATCCAGTTTCGCGGAGAAGCTCGCCGAAGCCTCGGGGCTCGGGATGCACTATGTTGCGACCGGCCGCGCCTATGACGAGGAAATGCGCGATCGTATCGCCCGCCACCAGGCCGCGCGGCAGGGCAAGGGCTGGGCAACGCACGAGGAACCGCTCGATCTCTCCGGCCTGCTTCGTCGACTGGATGCACCGGAGCGCGTAATTCTTGTCGACTGCCTCACGCTGTGGGTGACGAACCTGATGATGGAAGAGCGCGACATGCCGGCCGAGTTTGCGGCACTTGCCGGCTTGCTGCCTGCCATGCAGGCGCGCGTCATCATCGTCTCCAATGAGGTCGGTCTCGGCATCGTGCCGGAGAACCGCATGGCGCGAGACTTCCGCGACCATGCCGGCCGCCTCCATCAAATCGTCGCGGAGAAGTCCGCCGAAGTCTATTTCGTCGCGGCTGGGTTGCCGCTGAAAATGAAGGGTTGA
- a CDS encoding FecR family protein has protein sequence MAYLRRAAFVALSVALYGSMPSKAAEPIGQAIRIKTEVSGASGPLVVTDPVHRDERIRTSRSGLGQFVFRDGSKLAVGAGSSVVIDKFVFDDSRSVQKLTVAAAKGTFRWISGNSGHSAYQILTPAGTIGVRGTVFDFYVGGDGTTAVVLLSGAAEFCGRGGCQQLTRRCDCVVARPNGDMTDTRRVDRSILRTLGNQQALPFLSGRQQLSPGWSGTGCGLSAEIQIRPDRVRPLVAPPPEPAPPVETPPQPKPPKPDKPHKPDKPHKPDKPHKPDKPQKPEKPGKPDKHDKSWHDKPNKFDRSDRPRNRDYSHERSKDRSFGRR, from the coding sequence ATGGCATATCTGCGTCGTGCCGCATTTGTCGCGCTGAGTGTCGCGCTTTACGGCTCCATGCCAAGCAAGGCCGCCGAACCGATTGGTCAGGCGATCCGGATCAAGACTGAGGTCAGCGGAGCGAGCGGACCACTGGTCGTCACGGACCCGGTGCACCGCGACGAGCGGATTCGGACATCCAGATCCGGCCTTGGCCAGTTCGTCTTCCGAGATGGAAGCAAGCTTGCCGTCGGTGCCGGCTCGTCGGTCGTCATCGACAAATTCGTCTTCGACGACTCGAGATCGGTGCAGAAGCTGACCGTCGCGGCGGCGAAGGGAACGTTTCGCTGGATCAGCGGCAACTCGGGGCACTCGGCCTACCAGATCCTGACACCGGCCGGAACCATCGGCGTTCGAGGCACGGTCTTCGACTTTTACGTCGGCGGAGACGGCACGACGGCAGTGGTGCTCCTGAGCGGCGCTGCCGAATTTTGCGGCCGAGGCGGCTGTCAACAGCTGACGCGGCGCTGCGACTGCGTGGTCGCCCGTCCCAATGGCGATATGACCGATACGCGACGGGTCGACCGAAGCATCCTCAGGACACTCGGCAACCAGCAGGCCTTGCCGTTCCTCTCCGGCAGGCAGCAGCTGTCGCCCGGATGGAGCGGCACCGGCTGCGGCCTTTCAGCTGAGATCCAGATCCGTCCAGATCGGGTCCGGCCGCTCGTCGCACCGCCACCCGAACCGGCTCCGCCTGTCGAGACGCCGCCCCAACCCAAGCCACCCAAACCCGACAAGCCTCACAAACCCGACAAGCCTCACAAACCCGACAAGCCTCACAAACCGGACAAGCCCCAAAAACCAGAAAAGCCGGGCAAGCCGGACAAACACGACAAGAGCTGGCACGATAAACCGAACAAGTTCGACAGGTCGGACAGGCCGCGCAACCGTGATTACTCGCACGAGCGGAGCAAGGACCGTTCGTTCGGACGACGGTGA